The proteins below come from a single Clarias gariepinus isolate MV-2021 ecotype Netherlands chromosome 17, CGAR_prim_01v2, whole genome shotgun sequence genomic window:
- the si:ch211-266i6.3 gene encoding cytoskeleton-associated protein 2 encodes MDTAVKKSNKENSKPEVGPKTTVIISKQKLTRPEPLRAKNDPRAEPAGDKVQVKPSKPAKSSAPDATQRKTLSQTFRTEQTLRHRKLVLETQKPPSSVPPKPALPGTYKGRVVQSKIDCFRKPSSGHVTKPSENKSRAETAGRAKPATTLYASSRAGIRSGVESRTKSGPDAQGNVQQTLPQTRIQNKPPARTATVSTKPSTVSTKPSTVSTKPSTVSTKPSTVSRKPVTMSARPPTVTSFIKKKEPSTMSARPPRVTSFIKKKEPSTGSARPGTVTSFIKKKEPSKPAAVSEQKPQKSVTNGISQYRVRVESAEERRARLAEWLASKGKSLKRPAMTEKSVSQSSKPQLADCGEEAQAKARERVETETVRDTKQIEVPKGKAAFSSSPSHILNITLDLLDNSDTELSAEPEIRMESLVMNLCERLEAMETPSSCKSHVTAAGNGEVKVEEETREYEILEEEEIKDASGVEKKEVKQEEEEDEEEEKKKLKHEAEEKKLWFENDDDEEEEMDSTAADVMDACVVKYSVKTTPFLQSVKKRMEGEMAPGTPGSRCKNSIKELKFLTPVRRSSRIHRNSSRLPGMLNEHDPCVSSLAELEVLDGDDSNAYIYRKNPALLQHLPDQHPESQSSE; translated from the exons ATGGACACGGCGGTAAAAAAG AGTAATAAAGAAAACTCCAAACCGGAGGTTGGtccaaaaacaacagttataaTATCAAAGCAGAAGCTGACAAGACCTGAGCCGCTGAGGGCCAAAAACGACCCGAGGGCAGAACCCGCAGGAGACAAGGTACAGGTCAAACCGTCAAAACCAGCCAAGAGCAGTGCTCCTGATGCCACACAGAGGAAAACTCTGAGTCAGACCTTCCGCACCGAACAAACCCTGAGACACAGGAAACTGGTGCTGGAAACCCAAAAGCCTCCTTCGTCTGTTCCTCCTAAACCTGCCCTTCCCGGTACCTACAAGGGCCGAGTGGTACAGTCCAAAATAGACTGCTTCAGGAAGCCGTCGAGCGGCCATGTGACGAAACCCAGCGAGAACAAGTCTAGAGCTGAGACAGCGGGTCGGGCCAAACCCGCCACGACGCTGTACGCTTCCTCGAGAGCAGGAATCCGGTCTGGTGTAGAGAGCAGAACGAAGTCAGGGCCAGATGCCCAAGGAAACGTGCAGCAGACGCTTCCTCAGACACGGATACAGAACAAACCTCCAGCTAGGACAGCTACTGTCTCCACCAAACCGTCTACTGTCTCCACCAAACCGTCTACTGTCTCCACCAAACCGTCTACTGTCTCCACCAAACCGTCTACTGTCTCTAGGAAACCAGTAACTATGTCAGCAAGACCACCGACAGTGACCTCATTCATCAAAAAGAAGGAACCATCAACGATGTCAGCAAGACCACCAAGAGTAACTTCATTCATCAAGAAGAAGGAACCATCAACGGGGTCAGCAAGACCAGGGACAGTCACATCATTTATCAAGAAGAAGGAACCATCAAAACCTGCAGCTGTTAGTGAGCAAAAGCCACAGAAGTCTGTCACGAACGGCATCAGCCAGTACCGAGTCCGTGTGGAGTCAGCCGAGGAGAGACG ggCGAGGTTGGCAGAATGGCTGGCCTCAAAAGGGAAATCCCTGAAAAGGCCGGCGATGACGGAAAAGTCTGTGTCTCAGAGCAGTAAGCCTCAGCTCGCTGATTGTGGAGAGGAGGCTCAGGCCAAGGCGAGGGAACGAGTGGAAACGGAGACGGTCAGAGACACTAAACAGATCGAAGTTCCAAAGGGGAAAGCCGCGTTCTCCAGCAGTCCGAGTCACATCCTCAACATCACGCTGGACCTGCTGGACAACTCGGACACGGAGCTGTCTGCAGAGCCCGAGATCAGGATGGAATCG CTAGTGATGAACCTGTGTGAGCGATTAGAGGCGATGGAAACTCCATCCTCATGCAAGAGCC ACGTGACGGCGGCAGGAAACGGCGAGGTGAAGGTAGAAGAAGAAACGCGTGAGTACGAGATCCTGGAGGAGGAAGAAATAAAGGACGCTTCTGGAGTGGAGAAGAAAGAGGTGAagcaggaggaagaggaggatgaagaggaagaaaagaaaaagttgaaGCATGAGGCAGAGGAAAAGAAGTTGTGGTTTGAGaacgatgatgatgaggaggaggagatggACTCCACGGCTGCAGATGTTATGGATGCGTGTGTTGTGAAGTACAGCGTAAAAACCACACCGTTTCTGCAGAG TGTGAAGAAGAGGATGGAGGGAGAAATGGCTCCAGGGACTCCAGGCTCTCGCTGTAAAAATTCCATTAAAGAGCTGAAGTTCCTGACACCGGTGCGCCGCTCGTCCCGGATCCACAGGAACTCGTCTCGTCTGCCGGGGATGCTGAACGAACACGACCCCTGCGTGTCCTCTCTGGCTGAGCTGGAGGTGCTGGACGGCGACGACTCCAACGCCTACATCTACAGGAAGAACCCTGCGCTCCTGCAGCACCTCCCCGACCAGCATCCCGAGTCCCAGAGCTCTGAGTAA
- the thap12a gene encoding THAP domain containing 12a isoform X1, whose amino-acid sequence MPNFCAALHCSRMSSHSVLAFFRFPRDPERCRKWVENCSRSDLRDKTPEHLNKYHRLCARHFEPDLILKTSPFRTVLKDTAIPTIFDHPNRKRTNEKQEADNALQVKVQKVEESQDKDAENAAESANGQEPPEEPQVPDKERDQREYLRSLFDVVVMMGRQNIPLQGHSDREPRSKAFTPSNFQALLEFRINAGDDALRRRFESSPTSLEFCSSTELPQILEVGEKCVCEELISEVKEARFFSLVMENVVEISEDSRLPTFIRFVDQNNCLREEFLGFLLFEGDVDSIAENLLAEIIGKNGLNMEDCRGQAYFSTGVNAAKVKAVAMKLSQRYPLAVLTPSSGHALNISLAHSMDLTSVHLVMSTLKKLDAFFSRSPLLLDQLTSAISIYYQGNEDKANLLKQTCRTDWTQQHDVFEVAVDLLESLLLCMDSVHDNEELKWSDEIAHEAFVVSEALADFEFVMALVVLKNTLSFSRAFGKNLQGQTSEAFFAANSLTAVLHSLNEILENIEVYHEFWFEEAINLAAALEIPVKIPRLFFRKQRADAGDEIQPETYYKVHLTYPVVTQVIRELSEFFSENHLNALRSLSLVPAIMSQLKFNTEENSTDIYKDDLPNPETLPTELNCWKIKWKHGAKNVTLPSTIYETLQLSDVKFFPNVCALLKVLHCLPVLSLADEKGGEARRRLTAYLQDTPPRHRQKSLALFSINCEARVDVDLMVEAYLATYPDKETTEEPA is encoded by the exons ATGCCGAATTTCTGCGCGGCGCTGCACTGTTCCCGGATGAGCTCACACTCCGTGCTGGCTTTCTTCAGGTTTCCGCGGGATCCCGAGAG gtgtaggAAGTGGGTGGAAAACTGCAGTCGGTCAGATCTGAGAGATAAAACTCCAGAACACCTGAACAAGTACCACAGACTGTGTGCCAGACACTTCGAACCTGATCTGATCTTAAAAACC AGTCCGTTCAGGACAGTTCTAAAGGACACGGCGATACCCACCATCTTCGACCATCCCAACCGCAAACGGACAAATGAAAAG caggagGCAGATAACGCACTGCAGGTGAAAGTGCAGAAAG TGGAAGAGAGTCAGGACAAGGATGCGGAAAACGCTGCGGAAAGTGCTAACGGACAAGAGCCTCCTGAGGAACCGCAGGTCCCGGATAAGGAGCGGGATCAGCGCGAGTACCTCCGCTCCCTGTTCGACGTCGTGGTCATGATGGGGCGCCAGAACATCCCCCTGCAGGGCCACTCTGACCGAGAGCCGAGGAGCAAAGCCTTCACCCCGAGCAACTTCCAGGCGCTGCTGGAGTTCCGCATCAACGCCGGTGACGACGCACTCCGGAGGCGTTTTGAGAGCTCGCCCACCAGTTTGGAGTTCTGCTCGTCCACGGAGCTgccccagatcctggaggtgggCGAGAAGTGCGTTTGCGAGGAGCTGATCTCCGAGGTCAAGGAGGCCCGCTTTTTTTCCCTGGTCATGGAAAATGTGGTGGAGATCAGCGAGGACAGCAGACTTCCCACGTTCATCCGCTTCGTGGATCAGAACAACTGCTTGCGCGAGGAGTTTTTAGGATTCCTGCTCTTCGAAGGAGATGTCGATAGCATCGCAGAAAACCTCCTTGCCGAAATAATCGGGAAAAACGGGCTGAACATGGAGGACTGCAGAGGCCAGGCGTACTTTAGCACCGGCGTCAACGCCGCCAAAGTAAAAGCCGTCGCTATGAAACTGAGCCAGCGCTATCCATTAGCCGTGCTCACGCCCAGCTCCGGCCACGCCCTGAACATCAGTCTGGCCCACAGCATGGACCTGACGAGTGTGCATCTGGTCATGTCAACCCTAAAGAAGTTGGACGCCTTCTTCAGCAGGTCTCCTCTCCTCCTGGATCAGCTGACGAGTGCAATCTCGATTTATTACCAGGGGAACGAAGACAAGGCGAACCTGCTCAAGCAGACGTGTCGCACCGACTGGACACAGCAGCACGACGTCTTCGAGGTGGCCGTCGACCTACTCGAGTCCCTGCTGCTCTGCATGGACAGTGTCCACGACAACGAGGAGCTGAAGTGGAGCGATGAGATCGCGCACGAGGCCTTCGTCGTCTCCGAGGCGCTGGCGGACTTCGAGTTTGTGATGGCGCTTGTGGTCTTGAAGAACACGCTCTCGTTTTCCAGGGCGTTCGGGAAGAACCTGCAGGGACAAACCAGCGAGGCCTTCTTCGCCGCCAACAGCTTGACGGCTGTCCTGCACTCTCTCAACGAGATCCTCGAGAACATCGAGGTTTATCACGAGTTCTGGTTCGAGGAGGCCATCAACCTCGCCGCCGCCTTGGAGATTCCCGTCAAAATCCCCAGGCTCTTCTTTAGGAAGCAGCGCGCCGACGCTGGAGACGAGATCCAGCCCGAGACGTACTACAAGGTCCATCTGACGTACCCGGTCGTCACTCAGGTCATCAGGGAGCTGAGTGAGTTCTTCTCTGAGAATCACCTTAACGCGCTCAGGTCCCTGTCGCTCGTCCCGGCGATCATGTCGCAGCTGAAGTTCAACACGGAGGAGAATAGCACTGACATCTACAAGGATGACCTTCCCAATCCGGAGACTCTTCCCACCGAGCTCAACTGCTGGAAGATCAAGTGGAAGCATGGCGCCAAGAACGTCACGCTGCCCTCCACCATCTATGAGACGCTCCAGCTGTCTGACGTTAAGTTCTTTCCCAACGTCTGCGCACTCCTTAAGGTCCTTCACTGCCTCCCGGTGCTGTCACTCGCGGACGAGAAGGGCGGCGAGGCGAGGAGGCGTCTGACGGCGTACCTGCAGGACACGCCCCCCAGGCACAGACAGAAGAGCCTGGCACTGTTCAGCATCAATTGTGAGGCGAGAGTGGATGTGGACCTGATGGTTGAGGCGTATCTTGCCACGTATCCCGACAAAGAGACAACGGAGGAACCTGCGTGA
- the thap12a gene encoding THAP domain containing 12a isoform X2, with translation MPNFCAALHCSRMSSHSVLAFFRFPRDPERCRKWVENCSRSDLRDKTPEHLNKYHRLCARHFEPDLILKTSPFRTVLKDTAIPTIFDHPNRKRTNEKEADNALQVKVQKVEESQDKDAENAAESANGQEPPEEPQVPDKERDQREYLRSLFDVVVMMGRQNIPLQGHSDREPRSKAFTPSNFQALLEFRINAGDDALRRRFESSPTSLEFCSSTELPQILEVGEKCVCEELISEVKEARFFSLVMENVVEISEDSRLPTFIRFVDQNNCLREEFLGFLLFEGDVDSIAENLLAEIIGKNGLNMEDCRGQAYFSTGVNAAKVKAVAMKLSQRYPLAVLTPSSGHALNISLAHSMDLTSVHLVMSTLKKLDAFFSRSPLLLDQLTSAISIYYQGNEDKANLLKQTCRTDWTQQHDVFEVAVDLLESLLLCMDSVHDNEELKWSDEIAHEAFVVSEALADFEFVMALVVLKNTLSFSRAFGKNLQGQTSEAFFAANSLTAVLHSLNEILENIEVYHEFWFEEAINLAAALEIPVKIPRLFFRKQRADAGDEIQPETYYKVHLTYPVVTQVIRELSEFFSENHLNALRSLSLVPAIMSQLKFNTEENSTDIYKDDLPNPETLPTELNCWKIKWKHGAKNVTLPSTIYETLQLSDVKFFPNVCALLKVLHCLPVLSLADEKGGEARRRLTAYLQDTPPRHRQKSLALFSINCEARVDVDLMVEAYLATYPDKETTEEPA, from the exons ATGCCGAATTTCTGCGCGGCGCTGCACTGTTCCCGGATGAGCTCACACTCCGTGCTGGCTTTCTTCAGGTTTCCGCGGGATCCCGAGAG gtgtaggAAGTGGGTGGAAAACTGCAGTCGGTCAGATCTGAGAGATAAAACTCCAGAACACCTGAACAAGTACCACAGACTGTGTGCCAGACACTTCGAACCTGATCTGATCTTAAAAACC AGTCCGTTCAGGACAGTTCTAAAGGACACGGCGATACCCACCATCTTCGACCATCCCAACCGCAAACGGACAAATGAAAAG gagGCAGATAACGCACTGCAGGTGAAAGTGCAGAAAG TGGAAGAGAGTCAGGACAAGGATGCGGAAAACGCTGCGGAAAGTGCTAACGGACAAGAGCCTCCTGAGGAACCGCAGGTCCCGGATAAGGAGCGGGATCAGCGCGAGTACCTCCGCTCCCTGTTCGACGTCGTGGTCATGATGGGGCGCCAGAACATCCCCCTGCAGGGCCACTCTGACCGAGAGCCGAGGAGCAAAGCCTTCACCCCGAGCAACTTCCAGGCGCTGCTGGAGTTCCGCATCAACGCCGGTGACGACGCACTCCGGAGGCGTTTTGAGAGCTCGCCCACCAGTTTGGAGTTCTGCTCGTCCACGGAGCTgccccagatcctggaggtgggCGAGAAGTGCGTTTGCGAGGAGCTGATCTCCGAGGTCAAGGAGGCCCGCTTTTTTTCCCTGGTCATGGAAAATGTGGTGGAGATCAGCGAGGACAGCAGACTTCCCACGTTCATCCGCTTCGTGGATCAGAACAACTGCTTGCGCGAGGAGTTTTTAGGATTCCTGCTCTTCGAAGGAGATGTCGATAGCATCGCAGAAAACCTCCTTGCCGAAATAATCGGGAAAAACGGGCTGAACATGGAGGACTGCAGAGGCCAGGCGTACTTTAGCACCGGCGTCAACGCCGCCAAAGTAAAAGCCGTCGCTATGAAACTGAGCCAGCGCTATCCATTAGCCGTGCTCACGCCCAGCTCCGGCCACGCCCTGAACATCAGTCTGGCCCACAGCATGGACCTGACGAGTGTGCATCTGGTCATGTCAACCCTAAAGAAGTTGGACGCCTTCTTCAGCAGGTCTCCTCTCCTCCTGGATCAGCTGACGAGTGCAATCTCGATTTATTACCAGGGGAACGAAGACAAGGCGAACCTGCTCAAGCAGACGTGTCGCACCGACTGGACACAGCAGCACGACGTCTTCGAGGTGGCCGTCGACCTACTCGAGTCCCTGCTGCTCTGCATGGACAGTGTCCACGACAACGAGGAGCTGAAGTGGAGCGATGAGATCGCGCACGAGGCCTTCGTCGTCTCCGAGGCGCTGGCGGACTTCGAGTTTGTGATGGCGCTTGTGGTCTTGAAGAACACGCTCTCGTTTTCCAGGGCGTTCGGGAAGAACCTGCAGGGACAAACCAGCGAGGCCTTCTTCGCCGCCAACAGCTTGACGGCTGTCCTGCACTCTCTCAACGAGATCCTCGAGAACATCGAGGTTTATCACGAGTTCTGGTTCGAGGAGGCCATCAACCTCGCCGCCGCCTTGGAGATTCCCGTCAAAATCCCCAGGCTCTTCTTTAGGAAGCAGCGCGCCGACGCTGGAGACGAGATCCAGCCCGAGACGTACTACAAGGTCCATCTGACGTACCCGGTCGTCACTCAGGTCATCAGGGAGCTGAGTGAGTTCTTCTCTGAGAATCACCTTAACGCGCTCAGGTCCCTGTCGCTCGTCCCGGCGATCATGTCGCAGCTGAAGTTCAACACGGAGGAGAATAGCACTGACATCTACAAGGATGACCTTCCCAATCCGGAGACTCTTCCCACCGAGCTCAACTGCTGGAAGATCAAGTGGAAGCATGGCGCCAAGAACGTCACGCTGCCCTCCACCATCTATGAGACGCTCCAGCTGTCTGACGTTAAGTTCTTTCCCAACGTCTGCGCACTCCTTAAGGTCCTTCACTGCCTCCCGGTGCTGTCACTCGCGGACGAGAAGGGCGGCGAGGCGAGGAGGCGTCTGACGGCGTACCTGCAGGACACGCCCCCCAGGCACAGACAGAAGAGCCTGGCACTGTTCAGCATCAATTGTGAGGCGAGAGTGGATGTGGACCTGATGGTTGAGGCGTATCTTGCCACGTATCCCGACAAAGAGACAACGGAGGAACCTGCGTGA
- the lhfpl6 gene encoding LHFPL tetraspan subfamily member 6 protein has product MGYSLTRVGVVWALISLLSAAVSCVGFFMPYWLLGFQMGKPVSFGTFRRCSYPVRDEVHGGTVMMEHCGRYASFLSIPSLEWRICTVVTGIGCGLLLLVALTALMGCCLSDIISRSVGRAAGGIQFVGGLLIGSGCALYPLGWNSEEVKETCSNASDQFNLGSCELGWAFYCTCVGAAVSLLLCTWMSCFAGKKQKHYPY; this is encoded by the exons ATGGGCTATAGTCTGACGCGAGTTGGCGTAGTGTGGGCTCTGATCTCACTGCTGAGTGCCGCTGTGTCCTGTGTCGGATTCTTCATGCCCTACTGGCTCCTGGGCTTTCAGATGGGGAAGCCGGTGTCGTTCGGGACGTTCCGGCGCTGCTCGTACCCAGTGCGAGATGAGGTCCATGGTGGCACGGTGATGATGGAGCATTGCGGACGCTATGCCTCCTTCCTGAGCATCCCCAGTCTGGAATGGAGGATCTGTACGGTGGTGACAGGAATCGGGTGTGGCCTGCTGCTGCTCGTGGCCCTGACCGCACTCATGGGCTGCTGCCTGTCAGACATCATATCACGCTCAGTCGGGCGAGCAGCCGGAGGGATCCAGTTTGTGGGAG gcttgTTGATCGGCTCCGGGTGCGCTCTGTATCCTCTTGGATGGAACAGCGAGGAGGTGAAGGAGACCTGCAGCAACGCCTCGGACCAGTTCAACCTCG gtTCGTGTGAACTCGGCTGGGCGTTTTACTGCACGTGTGTTGGTGCTGCCGTCAGCCTGCTGCTGTGTACCTGGATGTCCTGCTTCGCTgggaaaaaacagaaacactaCCCATACTga